CCGGCGCAGCTGATCTTCATGATCCAGCGTCAATAGGATGCTTACCTGCTCTGTCTTCCGGCCTTTGCCGTAATCATCAGAGAAATGCAGAATACTCGGCCCCAAATGCAGCTCGGCATGGAGCAGCTTACCCTTGTGTTCATTCAGTACCTTAATCTCCCCGCCGAATACACTCTTGTAATAGTCTAGCGACTCCTGCACATTCTCAATAACAAGGTATGGGCTTGCGCTGATCATGGGATCATTCCTCTCTAGTAATCGATAGAATAGAAAAAAGCAGCCGGCTTAGCCGGCTGCTTAAGAAACGTCTTATTCCGTTGTGTAAGGCAGCAGCGCGATTTGACGCGAACGCTTTACAGCAATAGTCAGAGCGCGTTGGTATTTAGCACTTGTTCCAGTTACACGACGCGGCAGGATCTTTCCGCGTTCGCTGATGAACTTCTTCAGAAGCTCAGTGTCTTTATAATCAATGTGAGTGATCTTGTTCACAGTGAAATAGCACACTTTTTTACGCTTGTTGCGTCCACCACGACGTGCTGGTCTCTTGTCGTTGTCTCCGCCTTCTCTTGGTTTGAAAGCCATGTTCTGTTCAGTCCTTCCTTATTAAAATGGCAAATCATCGTCCGATATATCGATCGGTTTTCCATCGCCCGAAAAAGGATCTTGAGTATTGTTGTTACGCGAGAAATTATTGTTATTTCCGCGAGCATTGTTCCCGCCGTTACCACCGCCGTAGGACGGCTCTTCAGGCATACTTCCGCTCTGTGATGCATTTCCGCCTTCACGGCTCTGCGCGGACTCCAGGAAACGGACATTATCAGCAATAACTTCAGTAACGTATACACGTTTGCCTTCATTATTCTCATAGTTCCGTACTTGGATGCGTCCTTCTACGGCTGCCAGTCTTCCTTTGCGCAAGTAATTGGCACAGGTCTCAGCCAGCTGTCTCCAGGTTACTACCGGGATAAAGTCCGCTTCGCGTTCACCATTCTGGCCCGTAAAGTTACGGTCTACGGCAAGCGTAAACTGTGTTACGGCAACACCAGCAGGAGTATAACGAAGTTCTGGGTCACGGGTCAACCGACCGATCAAGATGATGCGGTTCAACAATTAGGTCCCCTCCTTAATAGCGCGATTCGTTACAAAGCTTGTCAGAATCTTAGGCAACGTCGTTCGTAATGAGATAACGAATAACTTCGTCCGAAATCTTCATGATACGCTCAAGCTCAGTAACTACTGCAGGTTCTGCAGTGAAGTTAACCAGAACATAAACGCCATCACGGAATTTCTTGATCTCATACGCAAGACGGCGCTTACCCTGCACTTCGTGCTTTGTAATTTCTCCGCCGTTGGAGATGATGCCTTGGAATTTTTCGACTGCTGCTTGAACGGCTTCTTGTTCAATGTCAGGACGAATAATGTACATGACTTCATATTTGCGCATAATTTTCACCTCCTTATGGTCTGCGGCCCCTGATCAGGTCAGGAGCAAGGAACGAGCACAAACATAGACTCGCACCAAATTAATATACCAAATCGGGTAGCGGATTGCAAGCTTTATTAAAGCGAGGCGAACCAGATGCTGGGCCCACAGAGAGATAATGCTGCCGCTTTCGGTAAGGAAGCCGGAGTAATCACCTATCGTCAGGGTCACAATATTAGAGCTTCATCACTCTACAGCAGGAGGTATCCACACATGGGCGAACAGACCGAATACGAAAAAGGCGACAAAGCCCCCAACCCGGGACTCTACACCGAAGTAGGCGAAGCGCGGAGCTTCCATACCGAAATCCAGAATCCGAAGCAGATCAGAATGGAGAAGGGTGACACCTTCCCTGAGACCACCAACCAGAACCGCAAATGGAAAAAGGTTGAGAAAGCCCGGGTCCATTAATTTGGCGCAGCCAGGTATAAAACCCTGAAGGCTGCACATACTAGTCCCAGGCAGTACAAAAGAGAGGTGTGGTTCCGTTGAACGTCGTAGACGAACACGATCACAGGGATTCTGAATTCAGCACCTATCGTAATCCGGGGAGAGTTAAGCTGGCTCTGTAAAAAGGAGTAACAGCTTTGGCATTACCCAATCACAGTAGTGGCTATAGACAGAGATTTCCGAACATCAATGATGTACTGCCTCTGGAAGAGAGACCTGCGAAGGTCTCTCTTTTTGCATTGAAGATCAACCAGCACACAAAAGGGTACAGCCGCTGGACCCTTATCCTATCGGTTACATTCGGCCCACCGCCCGTGCCGCTGCCCATTGTGTTCGGTTTTTCGATTACATTTCTCCAAACGCCCGCGCTGCTGCCCAATGTGATCGATTTTTCGATTATATTCCGCCCACATGCCTGCGCCATCGCCTATTCTAATGGATTTTTCGATTACATTCAGCTCACCGCCTGCGACATCGCTTATTGTAATCGGTTTTTCGATTACATTCCGCCCACATGCCTGCGCCATCGCCTATTCTAATCGATTTTCCGATTACATTCAGCTCACCGCCTGCGACATCGCTTATTGTAATCGGTTTTTCGATTACATTCCGCCTAACGGCCGTGCGCTTACAACAAAAAAACCTCCGCATCAGATCGGAGGATTCGTAATTTAAATATATAATTGCTGAAGTGGCGGAGAGGGTGGGATTCGAACCCACGCACGCTGTGACACGCCTAACTGATTTCGAGTCAGCCCCCTTGGGCCTCTTGGGTACCTCTCCGCAGCAAGGTTTATTATATCATGCTGATACAATAATTGCAAGCTAAATTATTTCAAGCCATGCCTTCCGCTGTAAGCTCATTATTGATTTTCCACTTCACCTGCTGCGGAATGCAGCACCTTCTTCAGGTTCTTCTCGAATTTGGCTCTGGGAATAAGAACACTATGCTGGCAGCCGGTGCACTTGATCCGGATATCCATCCCCATGCGGATGATCTCCATTTCGTTCGTTCCGCAGGGATGCGGCTTCTTCATCATCACGATATCACCCAGCCCGAATACTTTGCGTTCCATCACTCTTCCCCTTCCTCTCCCTCTTGTGCGGCAGCCACCTGTCTCCTTGGGCTTGCCTCATGCCCTTCACTGGCTCTGCGGGCTTCCTCAGCGGACTGCTGCCTGCGTGCCGCTTCAGCCTCTCTGGCTTCCCGCTCCGCCTGCTCCTGCGCCTCCTGCTCGGCCTTAGCCGCCTCCAGGGCACTCTGCTTCTCCAGCGCCTGCTTGATATCATTCTGAATCTGCCGTTCGGCGGCATCTCTGGCATTAGGCATACAGTTGGCCGCAATCCTGATCACATACTCGGATGTGCTCATGGATTGGATGCCCAGGATATTAGGATACGCTATCACGCTTTCGCTCCGCTCCTCGATGCCCTTCAGCGCCTCGCCAATCAGTGCCAGGGTAGCTTCCAGCCCCCGCTCCATTTTGACCGGAACATCAACTACGGCCAGCGCATTGGCCAGCGAATAATTCGTAACATTGACAATCGTTCCGTTCGGAATAATATGAACCTCTCCCGTTGCACTGAGCAGCCGGGTCGTTCTCAGCCCGATCATCTCCACCGTTCCCTTATAGGTCCCGCTCTGGATCACATCCCCGACAGCGAACTGATCCTCGAATATAATGAAGAATCCGGTAATTACATCTTTGACCAAACTTTGCGCGCCGAAACCGATCGCCAGCCCCACGACCCCTGCCCCGGCCAACAGCGGCTTCAGATCGAAGTTGAACTCCGAGAGAACCAGCAGAATCATTGTAAAGTTACAGAAGAAGGTCACCACATTCTTCATCAGTCCGCCGACTGTGGAGAAGCGCCTGTTGTTCGCTAACATCCGCCCTCTCGTCTCCCGTTCAAGAGAACGGTCAATCAGGCCAGAGACCACCTTGATAATGATCCTCGTCAGGATAAAAATCAACAGAATCCGTATCCCGGCAAACAGCACCGTAGCCCACATATCGGCGTTCGTCAGCCACTCCCATACCCGGTCCTTGAAGCGGACCGCATCCCGGATGGCCTCTTCGCCTGTTGCCTCCAATATCCAGTTATTCATTAAGCCCCTCCTTCTCCGCCTAACTCCACATAACCGTCACCCCGAGCCGCTCTGGCAAAGATCCCCCGGATCTCAATATTCTGCTCGGACACCAGCTGGCGCACGGCCTCCAGATCACCGCGGCTGAACTGGATCGACATCGCACAGCCGGCCGTGATCTCCTTGGGGGTGGGAAAGATATCAATTTCTATCTCTGCATATTCAAGCAGCATCTCGGCGCGCAGCGCCTGCTGGGTTGAATCGAAGGCTATCAGCAGTTCCTCCTCCACACTTCACGCCTCCCTCTAGGCTGTTCGTCCTATCTATTGCTGCCATAGTATAAAAAACCACTTCTATCCATATACTAGGATCATCAGAACACGCTCAGACGGCTTGCCCCAGAAAGGACGATGATATGAACATCTCTACCAAAGCCTCATCTCTGAAAGAACCATCCTGTTTAAAAATATCATATACAGATCCCAATATCTATTCCGCCATCACCCACAGGCTGCTGTTCCACTTCTCGCGTACCCGCCCGGATACACCGGTTGTGATTATTTGTGTGGGCACAGACCGCTCTACCGGGGATTCGTTGGGTCCGCTGGTCGGCACCACACTGGCACGCTTCCACAGCCCGTTGTTCCATCTCTACGGAACGCTGGACGAGCCGGTTCATGCCATTAATCTGGAGGATACCCTTTCCCTTGTCTATGAGAAGCATTCAGACCCGTTTATCATCGGAATCGATGCCTGCCTGGGCCAGTCCACAAGTGTCGGCTGCATCCAGGTCGTTGACGGACCGCTGCGTCCGGGGGCCGGGGTCAACAAGCAGCTTCCGCCGGTAGGCGACATTCATTTGACCGGCATTGTTAATGTCGGCGGCTTCATGGAATACTTCGTCTTACAGAATACCCGGCTGAGCCTGGTGATGAAGCTGTCGGATATCATCTCCTCCAGCCTTTATTCCGCCTTGAAGCAATGGAATCTCCATGCTAGATCTGCTGCAACGCGAGAGCAATAACCTCCTTCTCCTCCGGAGACAGAGCATAGGAGGACTCTCCCTTTTCAAGCGGCTTGGCATAGATATAAGAGCTCTCGCGGTTGTGCAGACTGCTCAGTACAATTCCGCTATGGTTGTCATCCAGAATGGCAAGCGAGAAGCTCAGGTCATTGCCGCGCTCCCCGAAGGCGTTATAACGCTTCATAGCCACCTTCGATTTCATCCCGCGCATTCTGGCATGTGCAGCCTCAATCAGCTCCTTCTGTTCGCGCTGTCCATCCTCCAGCATATCGCTCTGATTCTTCAGATTGACCAGCAGCGTCTCCAGATCCTCTACTCCATTTCCGCTCATCATTGCTTCATATCTGCGGCGCATTTTGCGCAGTCTGGCCCCCTGAACGATCATTAGAATAGCCATCAGAAGTATTACCCCGGTCAGCCCCATCACGAACAATGAGATTTGCTCTATTATGATTTCATTAAGTTCCGACATGTTGATTCACCCTTTATGTTTATCTTGTACGTGATGCGCCGAGCATATCCTGCATGGCATACAGCAGCTTATGAACATCCTCTTCTGTTGAGCTTACTCCGACACTGGCTCTTACCGCCCCGCTGTTCAAGGTATCTACAGCTTGATGGGCCAGCGGAGTGCAATGCATTCCGGCGCGGACAGCAATCTGATATTCCCGGTCCAGGCGGTGGGCAATATTCGCCGAGTCCTGTCCCTCTGCTACAAAGGCGACAATTCCGCTGCGCGGAGCGCCAGCCTCAGGACCAAGTATGCGGATCGATGGAATCGCTGAGAGTCCCTCTATCAGCAGCTGAGTCAGCTCCCATTCCTGCCGGTGAATCTGTCCGATCCCTAGAGCCTTAACTGCCTTCACGCCGGCCATAAGCCCGGCAATCCCGACTGCATTCTGCGTCCCCGCTTCATACCGGTCCGGGCGCACATTAGGCTGATCGCTATTTTCCGATTGGCTGCCCGTTCCCCCATGCATGAGCGGCTCCAGGTCCAGATGCGGTGAAATATACAGCCCCCCTGTTCCCTGCGGGCCGAGCAGTCCTTTGTGCCCTGGAAAAGCCAGCAGATCGATATTCATGGCCGCCACATCAATAGGCAGTGATCCGGCACTCTGGGCAGCATCGACCAGGAATACCGCTCCGTGCGATTTCGCGATATCACCAATCTCGCCAACCGGAAGAATACTTCCCAGCAGATTGGAGCTATGATTGCAGATAACCATCCGGGTATTCGGCCGCATCAAGTTTTTAAGCTCCTGCAGATTCAACTGTCCCTGCTGATTCACCTGCACATAATCCACTTCAATTCCAATCGTCCGGCGGAGGTATTCCAAAGGCCGGCGGACAGAGTTATGTTCAGTCATCGTTGAGATGACATGATCTCCACGTTGAAGTGTACCCTTAATAGCCATATTTAGCCCCATGGTCGTATTATGGGTAAAAGCAATATCCTGAGCGTTTGCGACACCGAACAGATCAGCCAGCAACGCCCGTGCCCGGACCAGCACCCGTCCTGTCCCGATCGCCAGTGAATGGTTGCCGCGCCCGGCGTTTGCGCCTGACTGCTGTAACGCCTCCATCATCGCCGCCGCAACCTCTGGAGGCTTCGGCCAAGAAGTCGCTGCATGATCGAGATATACCAGTCCCTCCATTTTCCACCCTCCCTTTTTTCCGTTTAAAAAACATACCCCTCCATATCCGTATTCAGGATATCTCAGGATATGTTTTCGGCACAAATATCCAAATCAGTTACCCAGCAGCTCCAGTAATCTTTCCAGGTCTTGGGCACTGTAATAGTTTAATTCGATTTTCCCCTTCTCCTTGCCTTGCTTGATTCTGACCGTCGTTTTGAACCGTTCACGCAGCACTTCTTCAATATTATCAATGTACGGATCACGTTTTACAACCTTTGCCTTGATTCCGTTCGCCGGCTTGCGGTCGAGATTCTTCACAACCTCTTCCAGCTCTCTTACACTCCATTGCAGCTCTACGCACTGTGCAGCCAGCTGTTTAATGATTTCTGGATCTTTAAGGCCAACAATTGCCCGGGCATGTCCCATCGAAATTGTTCCACGTGAAACATAATCCTTCACTTCTTCCGGCAGGCTGAGCAGCCGCAGGAAGTTAGCAATATGCGATCTTGATTTACCCACCTTCAGGGATAGCTCCTCCTGAGTGAGCGAGAACTGATCCATCAGCCCCTGATAAGCGACTGCAATTTCCATCGCATTAAGATTCTCACGCTGCAGGTTCTCGATCAGGGCAATTTCCATCACCTGCTGGTCACTAAGGCTGCGGACTACTGCCGGAATCGTAGCTTTGCCGCAATACTGCGAAGCGCGGAATCGGCGTTCACCCGCAATGATCTCATACCCTTTCAACACACTCCGCACGATAATCGGCTGAATGACTCCGTGCTGTCTTATGGACTCAGCCAGCTCCTGGATTGCTTCTTCATTGAAGTCCTTGCGGGGTTGATAAGGATTAGCCCGCAGCTGGGAGAGCGGGATCTCTACGACCTTATCATCTTCATTAATCGATAAGGAAGGTATTAACGCATCCAAGCCTTTGCCTAAACGCTTACTCATAAGAAATCACTTCCTTTGCCAGCTCTAAATATACTTCCGCCCCTTTGGAACGGGAATCATAGGTAATAATTGACTGTCCATGCGAAGGCGCCTCACTCAGGCGCACATTACGCGGAATAATCGTTCTGTATACCTTTTCCTGGAAATATTTCTTCACTTCTTCAATGACCTGAATTCCCAGATTCGTCCGGGCGTCCAGCATCGTGAGCAATACTCCCTCGATTTTGAGATGAGGATTGAGATTCTTCTGCACCAGCCTTACGGTATTAAGCAATTGGCTAAGCCCTTCAAGGGCATAATATTCGCATTGGATCGGAATAATCACGGAGTCGGCTGCGGTCAGAGAGTTAATGGTAAGGATACCCAGCGATGGCGGGCAATCAATGATAATGTAATCATAGTTCACCTTAACAGCATTCAGCGCCTTCTTCAGCTTCAGTTCTCTTGATATTGTAGAGACCAATTCAATCTCAGCACCTGCCAGTTGAATAGTTGCCGGAATAATATGAAGGCCTTCGATCTGAGTCTCCAGAATTGTATCCTGCGGCTCCGCTTCATTAATAAGAATATCATAAATGCAATTTGCTACATCCGCTTTGTTGACGCCAACGCCGCTGGTAGTGTTGCCTTGCGGGTCGATATCTACAAGCAACACCCTCTTGCCCAAAGTTGCCATGCTGGCCCCCAGGTTAACAGAGGTTGTTGTTTTACCGACACCGCCTTTTTGATTTGCTATGGCAATAATCTTAGACACTTAGTTCACCTCGAATTGTTTAGGAAGAATCATCTTGTAGTTCATGCTGTCAAACGGCATAATCATCTGAATATACGGGGCATCACAGTTGCGGAAATACAGAACAAATATGCATGAATTCATCCTTAAGTGTGTATGTGTGATAACATCCGGAGTTAGTCATAGAAAAAGCGGCCAACACCTCAGGGCCGCCTTCAGCTTTTGTTGCCTTCTATCTTTTGGGAATCTGGATCACAATCTCATAATGATCTCCGCGATCATTCTCGGAAGTCTTAATCTCCATTCCCGAGCCGGTTACCATATCTATGGAGTGACGAATTGTATTGAGTGCGAGACGTACATCCTTGGTATAAGATGTCCGTTTG
This region of Paenibacillus sp. FSL K6-1096 genomic DNA includes:
- a CDS encoding glyoxalase/bleomycin resistance/extradiol dioxygenase family protein encodes the protein MISASPYLVIENVQESLDYYKSVFGGEIKVLNEHKGKLLHAELHLGPSILHFSDDYGKGRKTEQVSILLTLDHEDQLRRIYEQLAADGGQIKVELQQTFFGALHGQVADGKNGITWVLNCFTGN
- the rpsR gene encoding 30S ribosomal protein S18, whose translation is MAFKPREGGDNDKRPARRGGRNKRKKVCYFTVNKITHIDYKDTELLKKFISERGKILPRRVTGTSAKYQRALTIAVKRSRQIALLPYTTE
- the ssb gene encoding single-stranded DNA-binding protein; the protein is MLNRIILIGRLTRDPELRYTPAGVAVTQFTLAVDRNFTGQNGEREADFIPVVTWRQLAETCANYLRKGRLAAVEGRIQVRNYENNEGKRVYVTEVIADNVRFLESAQSREGGNASQSGSMPEEPSYGGGNGGNNARGNNNNFSRNNNTQDPFSGDGKPIDISDDDLPF
- the rpsF gene encoding 30S ribosomal protein S6 → MRKYEVMYIIRPDIEQEAVQAAVEKFQGIISNGGEITKHEVQGKRRLAYEIKKFRDGVYVLVNFTAEPAVVTELERIMKISDEVIRYLITNDVA
- a CDS encoding YjzC family protein, with translation MGEQTEYEKGDKAPNPGLYTEVGEARSFHTEIQNPKQIRMEKGDTFPETTNQNRKWKKVEKARVH
- a CDS encoding DUF951 domain-containing protein — encoded protein: MERKVFGLGDIVMMKKPHPCGTNEMEIIRMGMDIRIKCTGCQHSVLIPRAKFEKNLKKVLHSAAGEVENQ
- a CDS encoding mechanosensitive ion channel family protein, with product MNNWILEATGEEAIRDAVRFKDRVWEWLTNADMWATVLFAGIRILLIFILTRIIIKVVSGLIDRSLERETRGRMLANNRRFSTVGGLMKNVVTFFCNFTMILLVLSEFNFDLKPLLAGAGVVGLAIGFGAQSLVKDVITGFFIIFEDQFAVGDVIQSGTYKGTVEMIGLRTTRLLSATGEVHIIPNGTIVNVTNYSLANALAVVDVPVKMERGLEATLALIGEALKGIEERSESVIAYPNILGIQSMSTSEYVIRIAANCMPNARDAAERQIQNDIKQALEKQSALEAAKAEQEAQEQAEREAREAEAARRQQSAEEARRASEGHEASPRRQVAAAQEGEEGEE
- a CDS encoding DUF3343 domain-containing protein, with product MEEELLIAFDSTQQALRAEMLLEYAEIEIDIFPTPKEITAGCAMSIQFSRGDLEAVRQLVSEQNIEIRGIFARAARGDGYVELGGEGGA
- the yyaC gene encoding spore protease YyaC, which translates into the protein MNISTKASSLKEPSCLKISYTDPNIYSAITHRLLFHFSRTRPDTPVVIICVGTDRSTGDSLGPLVGTTLARFHSPLFHLYGTLDEPVHAINLEDTLSLVYEKHSDPFIIGIDACLGQSTSVGCIQVVDGPLRPGAGVNKQLPPVGDIHLTGIVNVGGFMEYFVLQNTRLSLVMKLSDIISSSLYSALKQWNLHARSAATREQ
- a CDS encoding DUF4446 family protein, yielding MSELNEIIIEQISLFVMGLTGVILLMAILMIVQGARLRKMRRRYEAMMSGNGVEDLETLLVNLKNQSDMLEDGQREQKELIEAAHARMRGMKSKVAMKRYNAFGERGNDLSFSLAILDDNHSGIVLSSLHNRESSYIYAKPLEKGESSYALSPEEKEVIALALQQI
- a CDS encoding aminotransferase class V-fold PLP-dependent enzyme, whose translation is MEGLVYLDHAATSWPKPPEVAAAMMEALQQSGANAGRGNHSLAIGTGRVLVRARALLADLFGVANAQDIAFTHNTTMGLNMAIKGTLQRGDHVISTMTEHNSVRRPLEYLRRTIGIEVDYVQVNQQGQLNLQELKNLMRPNTRMVICNHSSNLLGSILPVGEIGDIAKSHGAVFLVDAAQSAGSLPIDVAAMNIDLLAFPGHKGLLGPQGTGGLYISPHLDLEPLMHGGTGSQSENSDQPNVRPDRYEAGTQNAVGIAGLMAGVKAVKALGIGQIHRQEWELTQLLIEGLSAIPSIRILGPEAGAPRSGIVAFVAEGQDSANIAHRLDREYQIAVRAGMHCTPLAHQAVDTLNSGAVRASVGVSSTEEDVHKLLYAMQDMLGASRTR
- a CDS encoding ParB/RepB/Spo0J family partition protein — translated: MSKRLGKGLDALIPSLSINEDDKVVEIPLSQLRANPYQPRKDFNEEAIQELAESIRQHGVIQPIIVRSVLKGYEIIAGERRFRASQYCGKATIPAVVRSLSDQQVMEIALIENLQRENLNAMEIAVAYQGLMDQFSLTQEELSLKVGKSRSHIANFLRLLSLPEEVKDYVSRGTISMGHARAIVGLKDPEIIKQLAAQCVELQWSVRELEEVVKNLDRKPANGIKAKVVKRDPYIDNIEEVLRERFKTTVRIKQGKEKGKIELNYYSAQDLERLLELLGN
- a CDS encoding AAA family ATPase; its protein translation is MSKIIAIANQKGGVGKTTTSVNLGASMATLGKRVLLVDIDPQGNTTSGVGVNKADVANCIYDILINEAEPQDTILETQIEGLHIIPATIQLAGAEIELVSTISRELKLKKALNAVKVNYDYIIIDCPPSLGILTINSLTAADSVIIPIQCEYYALEGLSQLLNTVRLVQKNLNPHLKIEGVLLTMLDARTNLGIQVIEEVKKYFQEKVYRTIIPRNVRLSEAPSHGQSIITYDSRSKGAEVYLELAKEVISYE